In Ectothiorhodosinus mongolicus, one DNA window encodes the following:
- the bchL gene encoding ferredoxin:protochlorophyllide reductase (ATP-dependent) iron-sulfur ATP-binding protein: MNNSCPPDCGTPPDGEGSVQVHLDPNVDIGKARVFAIYGKGGIGKSTTSSNLSAAFSKLGKRVLQIGCDPKHDSTFTLTKRMVPTVIDVLESVDFHEEELRSDDFVFEGYNGVLCVEAGGPPAGTGCGGYVVGQTVKLLKQHHLLEDTDIVIFDVLGDVVCGGFAAPLQHAQQALIVTANDFDSIFALNRIAAAIEAKAKNYQVRIGGVIANRSVDTDEIDRFNSAVGIDRLAHFPMLDVIRRSRLKKCTVFEMEGDDELEIAQKEYMHLAQQLLDGVPSQRANPMKDRDIFDFLGFE, translated from the coding sequence ATGAATAACAGCTGTCCGCCGGATTGTGGCACGCCCCCCGATGGGGAAGGCAGTGTGCAGGTCCATCTAGACCCCAATGTTGATATTGGCAAGGCCCGCGTGTTTGCGATTTACGGCAAAGGCGGTATCGGCAAAAGCACTACATCCTCAAACCTCTCGGCAGCTTTTTCCAAGCTGGGTAAGCGAGTCCTGCAGATTGGCTGCGATCCCAAACATGACTCCACCTTCACGCTGACCAAGCGCATGGTGCCCACGGTCATCGATGTTCTGGAATCCGTGGATTTTCACGAAGAAGAGCTGCGCTCCGATGATTTTGTGTTTGAGGGATATAACGGCGTTTTGTGTGTCGAGGCCGGCGGCCCACCCGCAGGCACTGGCTGTGGGGGGTATGTGGTCGGCCAGACGGTGAAGTTGCTGAAACAGCATCATCTCTTGGAAGACACGGATATCGTGATTTTTGATGTGTTGGGCGATGTGGTTTGCGGTGGTTTTGCTGCGCCTTTGCAACATGCCCAGCAGGCTTTGATCGTTACCGCCAATGACTTTGACTCGATTTTTGCTTTGAACCGCATTGCTGCGGCGATTGAGGCCAAAGCCAAGAATTATCAGGTGCGTATTGGTGGGGTGATTGCTAATCGCAGTGTGGATACCGATGAAATCGATCGCTTCAACAGCGCTGTGGGTATTGATCGCTTGGCGCATTTCCCGATGTTGGATGTGATTCGTCGCAGCCGCTTAAAGAAATGTACCGTGTTTGAAATGGAAGGTGATGACGAGCTGGAGATTGCGCAAAAAGAATACATGCATCTGGCCCAGCAGCTGCTTGATGGTGTGCCTTCGCAGCGCGCCAACCCCATGAAAGACCGCGATATTTTTGATTTCCTAGGTTTTGAATAA
- a CDS encoding PEP/pyruvate-binding domain-containing protein, translated as MQRKTDACRVSTGILALDGIIDDLRIGDNVVWRVDDLEDYQRHVSAFVEAAKHSGRQILYIRFGAHRPLLTAAEGVTLVELDALQGFETFTAHVYELITRHGRGAFYVFDCLSDLLSDWATDRMVGYLFEVVCPYLYELDTVAYFALLARRHSHDTISRIRRTTQVLIDVRRHAGGCHIQPVKADQRRSPTMFLPHEQQGEQLIPITDSSAVTRTQAAMGLTVMDAPMRQLDYWDALFLEAQQVASEEPEDAHQPLIERLCRMLLGRDERIQSLAQQHFRLADLLAIRARMIGSGFIGGKAVGMLLARRILIVQDQALWDQHLAPEDAFFLGTDAFYAFIVHNRLWHLLMQHRQHEHFHSAGARLHAAICAGTLPEGVRQALPRVLDYFGQYPILVRSSSLLEDGFGNAFAGKYDSLFLVNQGPPEERLAALEQAILQVYASSVSADALSYRDARGLAECEEPMALLIQRVNGSYQDRYYLPDAAGVAVSRNIFAWHPDLNPAAGMLRLVMGLGTRAVDRQDGDHAAIIPLDAPTRRPYSDAEEARRYSQHLLDALDVERNSLVSLSLRELLPVAPGLETPLNWLGSLDTQASVASRQQGGPLIWHLDFAKLLNDSEFVPLMRRLLSSLEQAYKYPVDVEFTVHIDADGAIRLNLVQCRPLQTLGQQKAPQLPQNVASKHQLMATRGQFMGGNIEQPIARVIRVDGQRYAALDLSRKYAVARLIGRLNAQYASAQDCPTLLIGPGRWGSSTPSLGVPIRFSDISRMTALVEVAELGDQLMPDLSYGSHFFQDLVESRIAYIAIRPGHPCCDYYPQWLEQQPGAKVSLDPEDGIDAQVAGAVQVRDTRDSGLKLMADVVSQQLLCAAVIS; from the coding sequence ATGCAGCGTAAAACTGACGCATGTCGTGTTTCCACCGGAATTCTTGCCCTTGATGGGATCATTGATGATCTGCGCATTGGCGATAATGTGGTGTGGCGCGTCGATGATCTCGAGGATTATCAACGCCATGTCAGCGCCTTTGTCGAGGCCGCCAAGCACAGTGGTCGACAAATCCTCTATATCCGCTTTGGTGCCCACAGGCCGCTACTCACCGCAGCAGAGGGCGTCACCTTAGTCGAACTCGATGCGCTGCAAGGCTTTGAGACTTTCACCGCCCACGTCTATGAACTCATCACCCGGCATGGCCGAGGCGCCTTTTACGTCTTCGACTGCCTCTCGGATTTATTGTCAGATTGGGCCACCGATCGCATGGTGGGTTACTTGTTTGAGGTGGTCTGTCCTTATCTGTACGAACTGGACACAGTGGCTTATTTTGCGCTGTTGGCCAGGCGCCATTCCCATGACACAATCTCGCGCATTCGCCGTACCACTCAGGTCTTAATCGATGTGCGCCGCCATGCCGGTGGCTGTCACATCCAACCGGTCAAGGCCGATCAGCGCCGATCCCCGACCATGTTTTTACCGCATGAGCAGCAAGGCGAGCAGCTGATTCCGATTACCGACAGCAGCGCAGTCACCCGCACCCAAGCGGCTATGGGCTTAACCGTCATGGATGCGCCCATGCGCCAATTGGACTACTGGGACGCGCTGTTTCTGGAAGCCCAGCAAGTCGCCAGCGAAGAACCGGAGGACGCGCATCAACCCTTAATCGAGCGCCTGTGCCGCATGCTCTTAGGACGCGATGAGCGTATTCAAAGCCTGGCGCAACAGCATTTTCGCCTAGCGGACCTGTTGGCGATTCGGGCGCGCATGATCGGTAGTGGATTTATCGGTGGCAAAGCGGTTGGCATGCTGCTCGCGCGGCGTATCTTGATTGTCCAAGATCAGGCGCTTTGGGATCAGCATCTGGCCCCCGAGGATGCTTTCTTTCTCGGCACCGATGCATTTTATGCCTTTATCGTTCACAACCGGCTATGGCATTTATTGATGCAGCACCGCCAGCACGAGCATTTTCATAGCGCAGGGGCGCGGCTACACGCCGCCATTTGTGCCGGCACTTTGCCAGAGGGCGTGCGCCAAGCGCTTCCCAGAGTCTTAGATTATTTTGGCCAGTATCCCATCCTCGTGCGCTCTAGCAGCCTACTGGAAGATGGCTTTGGCAATGCGTTTGCGGGTAAGTACGACAGCCTGTTTTTGGTTAATCAAGGCCCACCCGAAGAACGTCTGGCGGCGCTAGAGCAGGCGATTTTGCAGGTCTATGCCAGTAGCGTTAGCGCCGATGCCCTGAGCTATCGCGATGCCCGGGGCCTTGCCGAGTGCGAGGAGCCCATGGCCTTGCTGATCCAGCGAGTCAACGGCAGCTACCAAGATCGCTATTACCTGCCCGATGCGGCGGGGGTGGCGGTGTCGCGCAATATTTTTGCATGGCACCCTGATCTAAATCCCGCCGCGGGTATGCTGCGCCTGGTGATGGGTTTGGGGACCCGCGCCGTGGACCGACAAGACGGCGATCACGCCGCCATCATCCCGCTGGATGCGCCGACGCGCCGACCCTATAGCGACGCCGAAGAAGCCCGGCGTTATAGCCAACACCTGCTTGATGCTTTGGATGTCGAGCGCAATTCGCTGGTCAGCCTGTCTTTACGGGAGTTACTGCCCGTAGCTCCGGGGCTTGAGACGCCGCTCAACTGGCTGGGCAGCCTGGATACCCAAGCCAGCGTCGCCTCTCGCCAACAAGGCGGCCCGCTGATTTGGCATTTGGATTTCGCCAAGCTGTTGAATGACAGCGAGTTTGTGCCCTTAATGCGGCGCCTACTCAGCAGCCTAGAACAGGCCTATAAATACCCGGTGGATGTGGAATTCACGGTGCATATTGATGCTGATGGCGCCATACGTCTCAATCTCGTGCAGTGCCGCCCGCTGCAAACACTGGGGCAGCAAAAAGCCCCCCAACTACCCCAAAACGTGGCCAGCAAACATCAGCTCATGGCCACCCGAGGCCAGTTCATGGGCGGCAACATCGAACAGCCCATCGCTCGAGTGATTCGCGTTGATGGCCAGCGTTATGCCGCTTTGGACTTGTCCCGAAAATATGCCGTGGCCCGCCTCATCGGTCGGCTTAATGCGCAATATGCCAGCGCCCAAGACTGCCCCACCCTACTGATTGGGCCGGGTCGCTGGGGCAGTAGCACACCATCACTGGGCGTACCCATTCGCTTCTCGGACATCAGCCGCATGACAGCGCTGGTCGAAGTCGCGGAACTCGGCGATCAGCTGATGCCGGATCTCTCCTACGGCTCGCACTTTTTCCAAGATCTGGTGGAGTCGCGCATCGCCTATATCGCCATCCGGCCTGGGCATCCCTGTTGCGACTATTACCCACAATGGCTGGAACAGCAGCCCGGAGCCAAAGTCAGCCTAGACCCGGAGGACGGCATTGATGCACAGGTGGCGGGCGCTGTGCAGGTCCGTGACACCCGCGATAGCGGCTTAAAGCTGATGGCCGATGTCGTCAGTCAGCAGCTACTCTGCGCCGCTGTGATCTCTTAA
- the lysS gene encoding lysine--tRNA ligase, giving the protein MNETSPPDENKLMAQRREKLQRLRDNGIAFPNDFRRNVMAGHLHAEYDHHEREYFDEQTIRVSVAGRLMAKRVMGKASFSKLRDMSGEIQIFVQRDCLPEGHYAEYKSWDMGDILGAEGRLFKTQTGELSVEVDTLRLLTKSLRPLPEKFHGLSDTETRYRQRYLDLIMNEPVRDVFRTRTRIIQILRDELNARGFLEVETPMMQAIPGGATARPFATHHNALDMQLFLRIAPELYLKRLVVGGFEKVYEINRNFRNEGLSTRHNPEFTMVEFYEAYVTHHELMDLTEALMRTLAEQILGTTQVPYQGEVYDFGKSFARMSVRESILAFNPQVEDFQLEDFDATRGIAEKMGIPIKPSYGRGKLWIEIFEKTVEHQLKDPTFITAYPTEVSPLARRNDQDPFVTDRFEFFVGGREIANGFSELNDYEDQAERFRRQVQEKEAGDEEAMHFDADYLRALEHGMPPTAGEGIGIDRLVMLLTDSPSIRDVLLFPHMRPE; this is encoded by the coding sequence ATGAATGAAACCAGCCCACCCGATGAAAACAAACTGATGGCTCAGCGTCGCGAAAAATTGCAGCGTCTGCGAGATAACGGCATCGCCTTTCCCAATGATTTTCGCCGCAATGTGATGGCCGGGCATTTACATGCCGAATATGACCACCACGAGCGCGAATACTTTGATGAGCAGACGATTCGTGTCTCGGTCGCCGGGCGCTTGATGGCCAAGCGGGTGATGGGTAAGGCCAGCTTTAGCAAACTGCGCGATATGTCGGGTGAGATTCAGATTTTCGTGCAGCGCGATTGCCTTCCCGAAGGGCACTATGCCGAGTACAAGAGCTGGGATATGGGCGATATCTTGGGAGCAGAAGGCCGCTTATTCAAAACCCAAACAGGTGAGCTCAGTGTCGAGGTGGATACCCTCCGGCTTCTAACCAAGTCTCTCCGGCCGCTCCCAGAGAAGTTTCATGGCCTTTCCGATACCGAGACCCGCTACCGTCAGCGCTATTTGGATTTGATCATGAACGAGCCGGTGCGCGATGTGTTTCGCACCCGCACCCGTATCATCCAAATCCTGCGTGATGAGCTCAATGCGCGCGGCTTTTTGGAAGTGGAAACCCCGATGATGCAGGCTATCCCCGGTGGCGCCACCGCTCGGCCTTTCGCCACGCATCATAATGCCTTGGACATGCAGCTGTTTTTGCGCATTGCCCCCGAGCTGTATTTAAAGCGTTTGGTGGTGGGCGGTTTTGAGAAGGTCTATGAGATTAACCGCAATTTCCGTAACGAGGGTTTATCCACCCGCCATAATCCCGAGTTCACGATGGTTGAGTTTTATGAGGCGTATGTCACCCATCATGAATTGATGGATTTAACCGAAGCCTTGATGCGTACTTTGGCTGAGCAAATTCTGGGCACGACCCAGGTGCCTTATCAGGGTGAGGTGTATGACTTTGGCAAGTCCTTCGCCAGAATGAGTGTGCGCGAGAGTATTTTGGCGTTTAACCCGCAGGTCGAGGATTTTCAGCTCGAGGATTTCGATGCCACCCGCGGCATTGCTGAGAAAATGGGCATCCCTATCAAGCCCAGCTACGGTCGCGGCAAGCTATGGATTGAGATATTTGAGAAAACGGTGGAACACCAACTCAAAGATCCCACCTTTATCACCGCCTATCCTACGGAAGTATCTCCGCTGGCGCGGCGCAATGATCAAGATCCCTTTGTCACCGATCGCTTTGAGTTTTTTGTTGGCGGTCGGGAAATTGCCAATGGCTTTTCCGAGCTCAATGACTATGAGGATCAAGCAGAGCGTTTTCGTCGTCAGGTGCAGGAGAAAGAAGCAGGGGACGAGGAAGCCATGCATTTTGATGCCGACTATTTGCGTGCTTTGGAACATGGGATGCCGCCCACCGCGGGTGAAGGAATCGGTATTGACCGCCTGGTCATGTTGTTAACCGATTCACCCTCCATCCGCGATGTTCTGCTGTTCCCGCACATGCGTCCCGAGTAA
- the pufB gene encoding light-harvesting antenna LH1, beta subunit, whose product MNENSISGLTEEQAKDFHEQFKTTFTVFVVLAAVAHFLVFMWRPFY is encoded by the coding sequence ATGAACGAGAACAGCATCTCCGGTTTGACCGAAGAACAAGCCAAGGATTTCCACGAGCAGTTCAAAACCACCTTCACGGTATTCGTGGTTTTAGCCGCAGTAGCACACTTCTTAGTGTTCATGTGGAGACCTTTCTACTAA
- the prfB gene encoding peptide chain release factor 2 (programmed frameshift), whose translation MLELNPLFNKVSDLKGRVEALRGYLDFEAKRERLEEVSRELEDPNIWNDPDKAQTLGRERSQLEQVVGGLQKIGGGLVDADDLLELARDEQDEDTANSIAADLEAYEKQVAELEFQRMFSGEMDAQPAFLEIQSGSGGTEAQDWAEMLLRMYLRWGERRGFKTELMEASAGEVAGIKSATVRFEGPYAFGWLRTESGVHRLVRKSPFDSGNRRHTSFSSVFVSPEVDDNIDIDINPADLRIDVYRASGAGGQHVNKTESAVRITHVPTGVVTACQNGRSQHKNKDMAMNQLKAKLYELELQKRNAEKQAMEDSKADIGWGSQIRSYVLDQSRIKDLRTGVEVGNTQAVLDGDLDEFIEASLKSGL comes from the exons ATGTTGGAGCTCAATCCTCTGTTCAATAAGGTGTCTGACCTGAAAGGGCGTGTCGAAGCCCTGAGGGGGTATCTT GACTTTGAGGCCAAGCGTGAGCGCCTTGAAGAAGTCAGCCGCGAACTAGAAGACCCCAATATTTGGAATGATCCCGACAAAGCTCAAACCTTGGGTCGCGAGCGCTCGCAGCTAGAACAAGTGGTCGGTGGTCTGCAAAAAATCGGCGGCGGATTGGTGGATGCCGATGATTTGTTAGAGTTGGCGCGCGACGAACAGGATGAAGACACGGCCAATTCTATCGCTGCGGATCTTGAGGCCTATGAAAAACAAGTGGCCGAACTCGAATTTCAGCGCATGTTCTCGGGTGAGATGGATGCCCAGCCCGCCTTCTTAGAAATTCAGTCTGGCTCCGGTGGTACCGAGGCTCAGGACTGGGCAGAGATGTTACTGCGCATGTACCTGCGTTGGGGCGAGCGGCGCGGTTTCAAAACTGAATTGATGGAAGCGTCTGCCGGTGAAGTAGCCGGCATCAAAAGTGCTACCGTGCGTTTTGAAGGCCCTTATGCCTTTGGTTGGTTGCGTACCGAAAGTGGCGTGCATCGATTGGTGCGTAAGTCACCCTTTGATTCTGGTAATCGCCGCCACACCTCGTTTAGCTCGGTGTTTGTCTCCCCCGAGGTGGATGACAACATCGATATCGACATCAATCCCGCCGATTTGCGCATTGATGTGTATCGAGCCAGTGGCGCCGGTGGTCAGCACGTGAATAAAACCGAGTCAGCCGTGCGTATTACCCACGTACCCACGGGTGTGGTGACCGCCTGCCAAAATGGCCGCTCGCAACACAAGAACAAAGACATGGCGATGAACCAGCTCAAAGCCAAGCTTTATGAGCTGGAGCTGCAAAAACGCAATGCCGAAAAACAAGCGATGGAAGACAGTAAAGCCGATATTGGCTGGGGCAGTCAGATCCGCTCCTATGTGTTGGATCAGTCGCGCATCAAGGATCTACGTACCGGCGTGGAAGTGGGCAACACTCAGGCCGTCTTGGACGGCGATTTGGATGAATTTATAGAAGCCAGCTTAAAAAGTGGGCTTTAG
- a CDS encoding BCD family MFS transporter: MRSSRGSKAFMEILKRLGPVVLPFADAATRELPLARLLRLSMFQISVGMSMVMLTGTLNRVMVVEQGVSAWIVALMVSLPLVFAPFRALLGHRSDSHRSAFGWRRVPYLWMGTLLQFAGFAIMPFALLLLADGGVGPQFVGPMAAAASFLLVGAGLHTVQTAGLALATDLAAPEQRPRVVALLYVILLLGMVASSSLFGFLLIDFSAERLIQVLQGVAVATVAINLFALWKQEAINNVRAKARHIKGIPFMEAWRSFAQGSQIRRLLVVIGLGTAGFNMQDILLEPYGGEILGMSVAATTTLTALWAMGMLMAFSLAAVLLTRGADPYRIGGVGALLGVFAFVIVVLAVPMQSVLVFRIGTGLIGFGAGLFAVSTLLAMMSFARNEQSGIAVGAWGAVQATAAGAAIAIGGALRDIVTALGNRGLLMDSLSTPASGYLVVYYLEIILLLAALIAFLPLIRQGGPRHRTEERFGMPDFPNA, encoded by the coding sequence ATGAGATCATCCAGGGGCTCAAAGGCCTTCATGGAAATCCTAAAACGTTTGGGGCCGGTGGTACTGCCCTTTGCCGATGCGGCGACACGCGAGTTGCCGCTGGCACGTCTTTTGCGGCTATCGATGTTCCAGATATCGGTGGGCATGTCTATGGTGATGCTCACTGGCACGCTCAACCGCGTGATGGTGGTCGAACAGGGCGTCTCCGCCTGGATTGTGGCGCTGATGGTCTCCCTGCCTTTGGTGTTTGCCCCCTTCAGAGCTCTTTTGGGGCATCGTTCGGATTCACATCGTTCGGCATTTGGTTGGCGCCGCGTGCCTTATCTTTGGATGGGGACACTGCTGCAGTTTGCCGGCTTTGCCATTATGCCGTTTGCCTTGTTGCTGCTCGCTGATGGTGGGGTCGGACCCCAATTCGTGGGCCCCATGGCGGCGGCGGCTTCGTTCTTATTGGTGGGGGCGGGCTTGCATACGGTGCAAACCGCAGGTTTAGCGCTGGCGACTGATCTGGCCGCGCCCGAACAGCGACCCCGAGTCGTGGCTCTTTTGTACGTGATTTTGCTGCTGGGTATGGTGGCCTCATCATCTTTGTTTGGCTTTTTACTCATCGATTTCAGTGCCGAGCGCCTCATCCAAGTCTTGCAGGGTGTGGCGGTGGCAACAGTGGCCATCAACTTATTTGCCTTGTGGAAGCAGGAGGCTATTAATAATGTGCGCGCCAAAGCCCGACACATTAAAGGTATCCCCTTCATGGAAGCCTGGCGCTCATTCGCTCAAGGCTCACAAATTCGACGCTTACTGGTGGTGATCGGTCTGGGGACCGCTGGGTTTAATATGCAGGATATTTTGCTTGAGCCCTATGGCGGCGAGATTTTGGGAATGTCAGTAGCAGCCACCACCACGCTTACGGCTTTATGGGCGATGGGTATGTTAATGGCGTTCTCGCTGGCGGCGGTCTTATTGACCCGTGGCGCTGATCCTTATCGCATTGGTGGGGTGGGTGCACTGTTGGGTGTGTTCGCGTTTGTGATCGTGGTCTTGGCTGTGCCCATGCAGTCCGTGTTGGTGTTTCGTATTGGCACCGGGCTAATTGGGTTTGGGGCAGGATTGTTTGCTGTATCCACCTTGTTGGCCATGATGTCGTTTGCGCGCAATGAACAAAGCGGCATTGCCGTGGGTGCTTGGGGCGCTGTGCAAGCCACAGCAGCTGGCGCGGCAATTGCCATAGGTGGCGCATTGCGGGACATTGTTACTGCTCTGGGGAATCGCGGCTTACTCATGGACTCTTTGTCCACGCCGGCCTCAGGTTATTTGGTGGTGTATTACCTCGAGATCATCTTGCTCTTGGCTGCGCTGATTGCCTTTCTGCCCTTGATCCGTCAGGGAGGCCCTAGGCATCGCACTGAAGAGCGTTTCGGTATGCCCGATTTCCCCAATGCCTGA
- the pckA gene encoding phosphoenolpyruvate carboxykinase (ATP), which yields MSFNLNQHGIQVTDVLRNAAPAVLYEESISREKHSAIASSGALIARSGAKTGRSPKDKRVVQNANINDDVWWGSVNVGLESASFDALRKQAVDYLNTLDRLYVVDGFAGWDPRYRIRIRVICERPYHALFMHNMLIRPTAEELSEFGEPDYVIFNAGCTPADTSILGVSNTTSVSLCFTRGEFVILGTEYAGEMKKGVFTIMNYLMPKQNVLSMHCSANEGQKGDVSVFFGLSGTGKTTLSADPHRLLIGDDEHCWTDQGVFNIEGGCYAKAINLDAEAEPEIYNAIRFGSVLENVGFDAKTREVDYTDGDLTENTRCSYPVEFIPNSKLPCMGGHPKNIIFLTCDAFSVLPPVSRLGPAQAMYHFISGYTAKVAGTEMGVTEPEATFSACFGAPFLVWHPTVYAELLAKRIREHNVDVWLVNTGWTGGAYGEGERMSIAHTRAILDAIHDGSLKRSAMQADPIFGFDVPLTCPNVPDEVLIPSNTWKDKAAYDAMAQRLAGLFHDNFAAYAGQASEELLSAAPRANGN from the coding sequence ATGAGCTTTAACCTGAATCAGCACGGTATCCAAGTAACCGACGTGCTGCGCAATGCCGCACCCGCTGTTTTGTATGAAGAGTCTATCAGCCGCGAAAAACACTCGGCAATCGCCTCAAGTGGCGCATTAATTGCCCGATCTGGTGCCAAGACCGGCCGCAGCCCAAAAGACAAGCGCGTGGTCCAAAATGCCAATATCAATGACGATGTCTGGTGGGGCTCAGTCAATGTGGGTCTGGAATCCGCCAGTTTTGATGCTCTGCGCAAGCAAGCCGTGGACTACCTTAACACCCTCGATCGCCTTTATGTGGTCGACGGTTTTGCCGGCTGGGATCCGCGCTACCGCATCCGCATTCGCGTGATTTGCGAGCGCCCTTACCATGCACTGTTCATGCACAACATGTTGATACGTCCCACTGCTGAGGAACTATCGGAGTTCGGCGAACCAGATTACGTCATCTTCAATGCTGGCTGCACACCGGCTGACACCAGCATTCTCGGCGTCAGCAACACCACCAGCGTCAGTCTGTGTTTCACCCGCGGTGAATTCGTCATCTTAGGTACTGAATACGCCGGCGAGATGAAAAAAGGCGTATTCACCATCATGAACTATCTGATGCCCAAGCAGAATGTCTTGTCGATGCATTGCTCTGCCAATGAAGGTCAAAAGGGCGATGTGAGCGTCTTTTTTGGCTTATCCGGCACCGGGAAAACTACCTTATCGGCCGACCCTCATCGCCTCCTAATCGGTGATGATGAACATTGCTGGACCGATCAGGGGGTGTTCAATATTGAGGGCGGCTGTTACGCCAAGGCCATTAATCTGGATGCTGAAGCCGAACCGGAAATTTACAATGCGATTCGCTTTGGTTCGGTGTTAGAGAACGTCGGCTTTGATGCAAAGACCCGCGAGGTGGACTACACCGATGGCGATCTCACCGAGAACACCCGTTGCTCTTATCCGGTGGAGTTCATTCCCAACAGCAAACTTCCCTGCATGGGCGGCCATCCGAAAAACATTATTTTCCTGACCTGCGATGCGTTTAGCGTATTGCCACCGGTTAGCCGCTTAGGTCCAGCGCAGGCCATGTACCACTTCATCAGCGGCTACACGGCCAAAGTCGCCGGTACTGAGATGGGTGTGACCGAACCCGAAGCTACATTCTCAGCTTGTTTTGGGGCGCCGTTTTTGGTCTGGCATCCGACGGTTTATGCCGAGTTGCTGGCCAAACGCATCCGTGAACATAACGTCGATGTCTGGTTGGTCAACACCGGTTGGACGGGGGGGGCCTACGGTGAGGGCGAGCGCATGAGCATTGCCCATACCCGCGCCATCTTGGATGCCATTCATGATGGCAGTTTGAAACGCTCAGCGATGCAGGCCGACCCGATCTTTGGGTTTGATGTGCCGTTGACCTGCCCGAATGTGCCCGATGAGGTGCTGATCCCCTCCAATACTTGGAAGGACAAGGCGGCTTACGATGCCATGGCACAACGCTTAGCGGGATTGTTCCATGACAACTTTGCAGCCTATGCCGGTCAAGCCAGCGAGGAACTGCTCAGCGCCGCACCGCGCGCCAACGGCAACTAA
- the pufA gene encoding light-harvesting antenna LH1, alpha subunit: MSEYRPTKPSNPRDDWKLWLVVNPGTWLMPILMTVLVVALAVHAFVYSNDDYNPLRAEGSFSQTK; the protein is encoded by the coding sequence ATGAGCGAGTACAGACCTACAAAGCCGAGCAACCCCAGAGACGATTGGAAGCTGTGGTTGGTTGTGAACCCCGGTACTTGGCTGATGCCAATCCTGATGACCGTCCTGGTTGTAGCTCTTGCGGTGCACGCATTTGTTTACAGCAATGACGACTACAACCCGCTGCGTGCCGAAGGCAGCTTCTCACAGACCAAGTAA